A window of Macaca mulatta isolate MMU2019108-1 chromosome 7, T2T-MMU8v2.0, whole genome shotgun sequence genomic DNA:
CATTTCTCAACCCAAAATGTGCACAACCTCCGCTGATGGGACGAAGTGCTCATCTGGGGCCAGAGGCAGCGTGGCCTGCCTAGGACTTGAGACCTGTCATGGGCTGGGTCGGTGACTCGGGCCTGAGGCCTGTCACCAGCTGGGTGGGTGACTCGGACCAGCATTGCATCTTCTCGGCGCCTCCCTCCAGGGCCGTTCTGAGGGACGATGTCTCCACAGAGCTTGGCATAGAACCTAGCACCTGCATGTGGCCATCAGGACAGACACAAAAGTTCATGCAAGggtcccctctctgggcctgctCACATGGGATATTCGTCATTAATTCTTAGCTACTGGGGCAGAAAGGGCTTGAGCAAATAGAACTGGGGTCCCTGACATCCCAACATATGCAGCCATCAATTCGCATGCTGTTCAGGCCTCAACTGACAACATGGTCTGCCACAGCCTCCACAGGTGGCGTCCTCCTCAGAGACACAGGCCACCTGAGGGCATCCAGTCCCCGCTGAGCTGGGTGGTCTCCAGCTCCGATTTCGCTTAGTACCTGCTTTCTGCCCTCCTTTGAAATCTGGCAGCTGGTAGTGAGTGGTTCCGGTGCCACAGGGTGCTCCGGAAAGCAAGCTTTTCTGTGGCTGCCCAGAGCTCGCTTCTCTGTTTTCCTACGGGGAAGGAGAAGAGAACGGAGCAGCTCCACTGAGAGCCCGCAGAGCACACGGCCTGTTGGCTTCTTTGCCTCCAATTTGTCTACTGTGTGAGTTGCCAATAGCTCTTCTTTTCTGCATAAGCTGTAATcagggggcttttttttttttttcttttctgggccAGGAACAGAGCTGGCTCCATGAACCAGAGGCACTGCCTACCAAGGGACTCACGGTTTGGGATCAAACTGTCACCTCCACAGTTACGCATACAGGAGTGTCCAGAGGTGCGGAATTAGATGGCCTCAGGGCAGACAAGTCTTAGATTCACATTCAGCAGGTACTTCCAGTGCCAGGTGACATCCAAAGTGCTCTAACATCTCAGAATGCGTCCTGTTCACACCATTTACAAGGGCTACACACCAGGCTCTTCTAGAAGGCTTACTACCTGTAGCCTCTGCATCAACCACAAAGTGGGCAGCCAGCCCCTCTTTCTCCTGCCATGGAGCTGCTAACAGCCTCATTTTGGGGAGGATACATCAGAACACAGCACGGTGGGGGCCCCAAGAGGCCCTGACCACTCTTCAGGATGGAGAGCGTGATTCCCAAGAACCAGGGACCCTCCAGAGGGCAGTCCCTTGCCCCACTGTGTGCCATGGGTCTCATTTGCCAGGTCCTGCATCCGCCCCACAGAACCCATGAGGGCGCCTACCTCTGTTCTTGGAAGTAGGGGTGCTGCAGGGCCTGGTGGGCGGCGATTCTCTCATCGGGATCATAGGCCACCATTGCGTGCAGGAGGGAGAGGCATTGTGGGGACAAATTGGTTGTCAGTAGAGGTATTCCTGATCcccttttaaaaggaaaatcaaaattcATAGCTCTCGACCTGTATTAAAAGCCCAATGATAATAAACGGTCACGCTGTCACTGAGTGCACCGGCGGTCCACTGTTACGACTAAGGGCCCTGCATGGTGCAGAGTCTACACCTGCCCCAGCCCACAGAACGTGCAGCACCAAGAGGGACCCCTGATGTAAATGATGGGCTCTGTGCAGTAATGAGATATCCGTGATTCATCGACCATAACTAACACACCACTCGAGGGGGTGCTGACCACCGGGGAGGCTGTGTGCCCGTGGGCACAGGGCTCTATggaaacctaaaactgctcttaaaaaaaatctattaaaatagtCTATGGTAAAGGGGGGGATCTGTTATGCTATAAATGTAAGAAAACTACCTTTCCTATAAAAGATTAATATTACCTTCCCGcatgagaagaatgaaataaactttaacaaaaaaagaagagtccAAAATTGTTGCCACCTTCTCCCTCCCTGGGATCTGGGGGCTGCTAGGTGCTACTCGCCCCTTCAGCCCACAGGCCCTCCCTGGGGAGTCCCGACTCCCCAGCCTCAGCTTCATCAGAATGACCCCTGAGAGTCCGGGAACACCTCTTCCAGGTGTCGGTCCCGCCAGTAGGGCCATGGAGGGCTGCAGAAAGCCCTCACCACCTATGGTCTGTGCTTGGGGAACATTTCCACCCAAAGGCTTCTAAGTCCTGTTTAAATTACTCAGGCAACAGAGCCTGACTCACCGGCCCTCAGAAAGCCTGTGACAAATCTTTCTGTGATACTCAAGGAAGAGCTCACCTTTGAGACCCCTTAAAGTGATGGGCTCTGTCTGAGCAGCCACTCACTGGCCCTCAAGTGAACTTGGAGCCCTGAGAGTGAGGGGTTTGAGGGAGGCACAGGGAGGGGCTTGCCCTGCCACAGGTCCTGGCAGGGGAGTGAGTCCACGTCCACTCTCAGAGCACAATACTTACTGTTTGAACTTGGTGAGGGTCTTCTGAGCGGGTGTGCCGATGACATCGTGGATTTTTGAGATTTGGTCCAGTTCATTTACTCCAGGGAAGAGGGGCTGCAGACTGGAAGGGCACAAGGGGCACTGTGGTCAGTGTTAGGGACAAACTACCCCAAAAAAGCCTCTTGGTGctgcccacccctccccctaATGCTCTGCAACCCTTCTCCGTGCCGTCTACCCTTCCCCCAAGCCTCTTTATATTTCTAAGCTCTTATCTAGGTGCCACTTCGGAGCCAGCAGACTTCATTCATCAGACCTTGCTGCGATAAGCAAACCCCAATTACAAACCATCTGGACTGCATAGGGGGAGGTTGTGGGAAGCATAAACAAACTTTACCTACACCCTCCTGTAAGTTCTTGCTCTTCATCTAGTCGCTACCATAAACATCACAAGGTGATATGTGGCAAAATTAACCAGCAAACAATCCTGGGATATCCATACCGAAGAATTCCCTCAAACTCCCCTCCCCAATATAAACCCCTCATTCTCTAAGCTTGGGGCTACTTCCTCTGACTGTTAAGGGGGCAGCAGCAGGTTAATAAAAACTTGCTTGCCTGACTTTGGgtcaatttttcctttctcttggctgACCTTACTTTCTGGTGCCAAAACCCGGAAAGGGGGATAGACTCTGGCcaggactcactcactatcaatctctctctctctttctctctctctgcctccctcccctaTCACCCCTCTCCTGGCCAATCTTCCCTTCCCTGAACCTGCCAAAGACCCAGAGAATCTCCTAGACTCTCCCATTGCTGGTGACTTCATCCACCATCAAAGCCTCTGCCAGGGTGAGTAAAAAGAGACTGTTGCCATTCCCTGGAACTCTTTACCATCCATCTCTCCGTTTCCGAAAGACCTTGGCTGGGCCAAGGGCTTCCTCCACCCTCCGGGCCTCTGGTTCCTCCATTTCAGGGACGCCTAACACGGCGGTTACCTCCTCTATTCCGGACAAGTTCCACGGGAAAGGGGACGTCACCGGCAGTCTCTTCTTCCTCTACCCCTCTCCCTTCACTCCCATTCACTATGGGAGCCTCTCAGTCTATTCCTCCTAAAACCACCCCCCTTGGGTGCCTCCTACACAATCTCAGTACTCTTGGCCTCTGTTCAGAAATATGCCCTAAAAGGCTTATCTTTTACTGTAACGCCGCGTGGCCTCAATACAAATTAGACCATGGCTCCCAATGGCCTGAAAATGGCGCTTTCAATTCCAACATGCTCAGGGACTTAGACAACTTTTGCCAGCGCTGTGGGAAGTGGTCTGAGATTCCTTACGTTCAGGCTTTCTTTACCGTCCGTAGTTGTCCCTCCCTCCGCCAGTCCTGCTGTACCTTCCAAATTCTCCTCGCCTGCTCCAAACCCGACTGGCCTCCTGCTCCCCTCATCTCAATAGCCCCAGCCGACGACTTCTTCCTTCTTTGATCCCGCTGATTTCTCCCCTCCTCGACAACATCCTAATCCTCCACCAGAACAGCATGACCCCCCACCGTACGCCTCCGGCTctacctctctctccctctctccaaccACCCCGCCTCCAACTCTGAGTCCTCCCCATCGCCACCGCGTACTCGTTCTCgagcccaccacacccagcagccTGCTCCCTTGCTGCTTCTCTGGGAAGTGTCAGGGGCCGAAGGGATCGTCTGCGTCCACATCCCCTTTTCCCTCTCCGATCTCTCCCAAACTGAGAAACGTCTCGGGTCCTTCTCCGATCCCAACACTTATATCAAAGAATTTAAATATCTCACCCAGTCTTATGAACTTACTTGGCATGATCTCTATATTATTTTGTCTTCTACCCTCCTTccggaagaaaaggaaagagtgtGGCTTGCAGCCCAGGCCCGTGCCGATGACCTCCATCGGCAAGATTCTACTAGGCCAGTAGGGGGCGCTGCCGTTTCCCGAGAAGAGCCTACCTGGAATTATCAACCCACAGAATCCGGCCAGGCCTCCTGTAATCATATGATTACTTGCCTCATTGCAGGCCTTAACAAAACTGGCCATAAGGCTGTAAATTTCGAAAAACTCAAAGGAAGCTCCCAAAAGGCCAACGAAAACCCTGCCCAATTCCTTTCTTGCCTTACAGAGACTCCAAAAATATACCTGCGACGATCCCGCCTCCTGAGAAGTAGTGAACTATTATTGTTCTTAACACCCATTTTATTTCCCAAACTGCCCCCGACATCTGGCGCAAACTTAAAAAGGCTGAAGATGCCCCTCAGACCCCACAACGAGACCTCCTTAACCTGGCTCTCAAAGTCTTTAATAACAGGGATGAGCAAAATAAACTAGATAAAGCCCAAAGAAATCGTGCTAAATACCAGCTTCTAGCAGCAGCTATACCAGCTTCTAGCAGCAGCTATACGTCAACTCAGCCATATTACCCAAGGGCACGAAAGACCCGACAGCAGCAACCCTCCAGGCCTTGTTTTAAGGGCAGCAAAGAAGGCCATTGGGCACGGGCATGTCCTAACCCTCGAGTGCCAAAGAGCCCTTGCCCAGTCACCCAGCAGACAGGCCACTGGAAGTCTGACTGTCCTCTCAGCAAACGGACAGACAAGCCTGCTCCTCAGAGCCACCACCCCTTTAACATGACAAAATGTGAAGAATCGCTTGCATTCCTGCAGCTACGGGCCAGGGCCCCCGGCCCCATCTGCCATCACTGCATCAGAGCCCAGGGTAACTCTGCAAGTAGCAGGTAAGCTGATCTCTTTTTTAATTGATAGCAGGGCCACCTACTCCGCTTTGCCTGAATTTTCAGGACCCACTCATCCCTCTCAGGTCTCAGTCATGGGGGACGATGGCATCCTGCATCCATGCGCCATCAGACCCCTTATTTGCTCTCTGTTTGATACTGTTTTCTCACACTCTTTCCTTACCATGCCTCGTTGCCCTGCCCCCTCCTAGGCCAAATTCAAAACCAAATTCAATTtagaattcaaattcaaattcaaattttggCCAAATTCAAAGCTTCTATCACCCTTTTCTGCCTCCCTCAACCAGAGTCCCTCTTACTCCTCTCTACTAGTCCAGCCCCTGACCTCTCTCCCCAGTACCCACTTCCCACCTCTCTCATAAACCCAATAGGATGGGACACCACCACCCGTTCTCTAGCTGCTCACCATGACCCCATCAAAATCCAGTTAAAAGACCTCTCTAAATTTCACAACATCCCCCAATACCCCATCTCCCTAACCCACCAAAAAGGCTTACAGCCCATTATAAACAAGCTCTGTTCACGCGGTCTTCTTAGGCCAACACATTCTTCATGTAACACCCCCACCCTTCCGGTTAAAAAATCAGACGGCTCATACCCACTCCCCCAAGGCCTCCAAGCCATCAATCAGGCTGTCCTTCCTATTCACCCCATAGTTCCTAACCCCTATGTACTTCTCCCTCTCATTCCCTCCAACACCACCCACTACCACTGCTGTTGACCTAAAATATGCCTTTTTTACTATTCCCCTGCACCCTGATTCCCAAAACCTCTTTGCTTTCACCCGGACCGACCCTGACACTCTCCAGTCACAACAACTCACGTAGACTGTCCTCCCTCAAGGCTTCAGAGATAGCCCTCATTTCTTCGGACAAGCTTCAGCTCGAGATCTCACCTCCTTAAACCTTTCCCCTAAGCCGTCTCCTTCAATACGTGGACAATCTTCTCCTTTGCAGCCCTCTCTAGAAGACTCTCAAACCCACACAGTCACTCTCTTAAACTTTCTCTCCACCAAAGGGTATAGAGTCTCCCTGTTCAAAGCTCCACTTTCCACCTCCATAGTAACTTACCTACGAGTTCAATTTTCCCCTGGGGCCCAGGCTATGACCCCCGCCCGAGCAGCACTAATAGATAATCTGCCCGCACCCTCCTCCAAAAGCAAAGTCCTTTCCTTCCTAGAACTAGCAAGCTTTTTAAGAATATGGATTCCCAACTTTGCCCTCCTAGCTCACCCGCTCTATGAAGCAGCCAAAGGCCCTCTCAATGAGCCTCTAAATCCCTCGCATAACATACTCCCCAGCTTCTGCAAACTTCAAACTGCTCTTGTCACTGCTCCAGCTCTGTCCCTACCTGGTGTCTCCCAACCTTTCACTCTCTATACTGCCGAGAGCCGAGGAACAGCCCTCGGCGTCTTAGGGCAACAGAAGGGAGACCGTccttcctttgcccctgtagCCTACCTCTCTAAACAATTAGACAACACAGCCAGAGGATGGCCAACCTGTCTTAGAGCGCTAGCAGCAGCGGCTGCTTTAGCCCTAGAAAGCAGGAAACTAACATTCAGTCAAAATACCACCATCTACAGTCCTCATAATCTACAGGATCTCCTCTCCTCCCGAGCATTaggctcccttcctccttcccggATTTGATTACTCCATGCCCTCTTTATCAAAAATCCCAAATTCAGTCTTGCCAAAAGTTCTCCCCTTAACCCAGCATCCTTCCTCCCTGTATATTCTCCTCCTACTCATTCTTGCACTGACATCCTAGATCACCTGCAGCCACACTTTCCTAACATTTCCTCCAAGCCTCTCACCAACCCCGATGACCAACTATTTATAGATGGCTCCTCCTCCGGGCCCACCGGCTCCTCCAAAATTGCTGGGTATGCAGTTGTTTCCCTTGACCGAGTAATTGAAGCTAAGCCCCTACCTCCAGGAACCTCCTCTCAAAAAGCAGAACTCATAGCTCTCACCAGAGCCCTAAccctttccaaaagcaaatgaGTCAACATTTACACAGACTCCAAATAAGCATATCACATTCTTCATTCCCGTGCCGCCATCTGGCAAGAGAGGGGATTCCTTACTGCCAAAGGGACCCCTATCACTAACAGCCCCTTTATTTACCAACTCCTTCAGGCCGTATATCTCCCAACTGAGGTAGGAGTTATACACTGTTGGGGACATCAAACAGGAACAGATAAAATCTCAAGAGGCAACAGAAAGCCCGATGAGGCAGCAAAAGAAGCCTCCCTTTCTTccgcttctgcctccctcttcctcatTACCCGTGCAGTCCAACCTCA
This region includes:
- the MOK gene encoding MAPK/MAK/MRK overlapping kinase isoform X16 — its product is MDLWSAGCVFYEIASLQPLFPGVNELDQISKIHDVIGTPAQKTLTKFKQSRAMNFDFPFKRGSGIPLLTTNLSPQCLSLLHAMVAYDPDERIAAHQALQHPYFQEQRKTEKRALGSHRKACFPEHPVAPEPLTTSCQISKEGRKQKQSLKQEEDHPKRQGPAYVMELPKLKLSGVAKLSSYSSPTLQSALESGTNGRAPVLRPLKCIPATKKTDPRKDLKPAPQQCRLPTIVRKGGRY
- the MOK gene encoding MAPK/MAK/MRK overlapping kinase isoform X15 gives rise to the protein MEEPEARRVEEALGPAKVFRKRRDGCLQPLFPGVNELDQISKIHDVIGTPAQKTLTKFKQSRAMNFDFPFKRGSGIPLLTTNLSPQCLSLLHAMVAYDPDERIAAHQALQHPYFQEQRKTEKRALGSHRKACFPEHPVAPEPLTTSCQISKEGRKQKQSLKQEEDHPKRQGPAYVMELPKLKLSGVAKLSSYSSPTLQSALESGTNGRAPVLRPLKCIPATKKTDPRKDLKPAPQQCRLPTIVRKGGRY
- the MOK gene encoding MAPK/MAK/MRK overlapping kinase isoform X17, whose product is MNFDFPFKRGSGIPLLTTNLSPQCLSLLHAMVAYDPDERIAAHQALQHPYFQEQRKTEKRALGSHRKACFPEHPVAPEPLTTSCQISKEGRKQKQSLKQEEDHPKRQGPAYVMELPKLKLSGVAKLSSYSSPTLQSALESGTNGRAPVLRPLKCIPATKKTDPRKDLKPAPQQCRLPTIVRKGGRY